From the Calliopsis andreniformis isolate RMS-2024a chromosome 4, iyCalAndr_principal, whole genome shotgun sequence genome, one window contains:
- the Eif2bgamma gene encoding eukaryotic translation initiation factor 2B subunit gamma, giving the protein MFPCKEFQAIVLAGGGGSRMTELTYGQHKCLLPIGNVPMVWYPLQLLERAGFREAIVVVSENMENNVLIALSKLNLKIKIDIVAVEDAEDLGTADSIRLIHEKIYTDFLVISCDLITNIDICEILNLYRTYNASITAVMLPVPKLPEDFITPGPKIKQKPETDLIGMDNETGRLIFLASASDFEEIINISQILLKKHTSFTIHSKLMDAHLYIINRWVLEFLVHNKNFSTLKGELLPYIVSKQLSKPPKQCLDDKNTSIVRVNLKEDIFRFAVEKPLNELIRKMSAYNDHSTDLEGAYHGDIIRCYAHIVNGKFGVRANTIRMYHFANAKISEWWSNNSNGQSLLSTISNTAIVNTTQMQDCHVGDNVFIDEKTSLKQCHIGLNTRIESKTRISQSVIMDNVIIKQRCIIHNCILCNGCIIEEATELSDCVVGPQHHVTSGSRHSCEVLTNLDKLIEI; this is encoded by the exons ATGTTTCCTTGTAAAGAATTTCAAGCAATTGTGTTAGCTGGTGGAGGAGGGTCTCGTATGACTGAACTTACCTATGGACAACATAAATGTTTATTGCCCATTGGAAATGTACCAATGGTTTGGTATCCCCTTCAATTATTGGAACGTGCTGGTTTTAGAGAAGCTATTGTTGTTGTGTCTGAAAATATGGAAAATAATGTATTAATAGCCTTAAGTAAATTAaatcttaaaattaaaatagacATTGTAGCTGTTGAAGATGCAGAAGATTTAGGAACTGCAGATTCTATCAGACTAATTCATGAGAAAATTTATACAGACTTCTTAGTAATTTCTTGTGATTTGATTACCAATATAGACATAtgtgaaattttaaatttatatagAACATATAATGCTAGTATAACTGCTGTAATGTTGCCTGTACCTAAACTACCAGAGGATTTTATAACTCCAGGCCCTAAAATTAAGCAAAAACCTGAGACTGATTTAATTGGTATGGACAATGAAACAGGACGATTAATTTTTTTGGCTTCAGCTTCCGATTTTgaagaaattattaatatttctcaAATACTTCTTAAAAAACACACAAGTTTTACTATTCATTCAAAATTAATGGATGCTCACTTATATATTATCAATAGATGGGTATTAGAGTTTTTAGTGCATAATAA aaaCTTTAGTACACTAAAAGGTGAGCTTCTTCCTTATATTGTCAGTAAACAGCTAAGTAAACCTCCTAAACAATGTCTAGATGACAAAAACACTTCAATAGTAAGAGTAAATTTAAAAGAAGATATTTTTCGTTTTGCGGTTGAGAAACCACTAAATGAATTAATCAGAAAAATGTCAGCATATAACGATCATAGTACTGATTTAGAAGGTGCATATCATGGGGATATAATAAGATGTTATGCCCATATTGTTAATGGAAAATTTGGCGTGAGGGCAAACACTATACGAATGTATCATTTTGCTAATGCCAAG ATATCAGAATGGTGGAGTAACAACAGTAATGGCCAATCTCTTTTATCAACTATATCAAATACAGCTATTGTAAATACTACACAAATGCAAGATTGTCATGTAGGAGATAACGTTTTTATTGATGAGAAAACATCTCTCAAACAATGCCATATTGGATTAAATACAAGGATTGAATCTAAAACTAGAATATCACAAAGTGTTATAATGGATAATGTAATAATTAAGCAAAG ATGTATAATACACAATTGTATATTATGTAACGGTTGTATTATTGAAGAAGCTACAGAATTAAGCGACTGTGTAGTTGGTCCTCAACATCATGTAACATCTGGAAGTAGACATTCTTGTGAAGTCCTTACTAATCTGGATAAGCTTatagaaatttaa